The genomic interval GAGTCGGAGCAGATGAAATCCGACATTCCCACCATACACATTGGTGATACTGTCAAAGTTGGTGTGATCATTCAAGAAGGCGGCAAGGAACGCACCCAGCCCTATGAAGGCACTGTGATTGCCAAGGCTCATAGTGGCATCAATCAAACCATTACAGTACGCAGAGTATTTCAGGGGGTTGGGGTTGAGCGGGTTTTTCTTGTACATTCACCCCGCATTGAGAGCATTAAGGTGTTGCGTCGTGGTAAGGTGCGGCGAGCGAAGCTGTACTATCTGCGCAACCGCATGGGTAAGGCAACTCGCATAAAACAGCGATTTGACCGTGATCTCTAATTTTCTATGAACCAAT from Cyanobacteriota bacterium carries:
- the rplS gene encoding 50S ribosomal protein L19 codes for the protein MNAQAIIQAIESEQMKSDIPTIHIGDTVKVGVIIQEGGKERTQPYEGTVIAKAHSGINQTITVRRVFQGVGVERVFLVHSPRIESIKVLRRGKVRRAKLYYLRNRMGKATRIKQRFDRDL